The DNA segment CCCCAGCGGGTGTCGAGAAATATCCAAGAGAAGGGTTTCGGTCATCTGCATGCCAGCTGTTATCTGCATGCTGTGGAGAGACTGAAACCGATACGCCAGACGCTCTTCTATCGATCGTTTCTGCACGCCTGCGAGGTCATGCTAAATCCAGCTGACGCGCCCTATTCATTGATAGGTGCCGCCCATAAAAGCTTCCTGGAGCGCTTTGCCAGCACCGCAGGTGAGCGGGGACAGCGGCGGGTAATGGTGGTTCAGGGGCTGGATGGCTGTGATGAATTGCCGATGGAAGCGGTGGCCGTGGCCGATTTCAACCATGGCGAAGTCGCTCAATATATCCTCGATCCTGCCGATTTTGGATTTAAGCATCGCCCTCATCATCCCTGCGAGTCAGTGGATGCGACAGCGCGTAGAGTTGAGGATGCCCTTATGGGAAAGAGCGACCAACATCTCGATGCCATTCTCTACAATGCGGGAGTCAGGCTCTATCTTGGCAATAAGACGGATGATATTGGTGCAGGCGTGGCCTTGGCGGTGAAACTGTTCGAGTCGGGGCGGGTAGCTGAGAAACTGCTTGAGTTGCAACACTAATCAGCGCTGTTTTTCAACCTGTGCAATGAGACGACGACCAACGCTGAGTGGCGCTTTTTCAGGCACAACAGAGTGCATTGGATTAGTGTTAACAGGCCATAAAAAAGGAAGCAACGATGAAACCATTTCAATTGGTTATAGGCTGCCTGCTTGTCGTGCTGGCCAGCGGTTCAGTCAATGCGGAGGCCATCTATAAATGGCGGGATAAGAACGGGAAGATTCATTTTGGTGATCGGCCACCCGCAACCGAAGAGTCTGAAGCCGTCACTGTCAAACCCAATCTCTATCAGGCACCT comes from the Candidatus Thiodiazotropha sp. CDECU1 genome and includes:
- the trpD gene encoding anthranilate phosphoribosyltransferase; this translates as MQQQMSQAAEAFRKRLIATAKGSRGAKDMSREEACEALTFLMSAEAHPAQVGAFLTAMRFKGARVEEMKGFLDAMEGSADLIKPKAEGLLNCNGPYDGRKNALHLSLAAAIVTAAAGVPVVMHSSSGLPPKDGVTTARLLEALGIPAYLEPQRVSRNIQEKGFGHLHASCYLHAVERLKPIRQTLFYRSFLHACEVMLNPADAPYSLIGAAHKSFLERFASTAGERGQRRVMVVQGLDGCDELPMEAVAVADFNHGEVAQYILDPADFGFKHRPHHPCESVDATARRVEDALMGKSDQHLDAILYNAGVRLYLGNKTDDIGAGVALAVKLFESGRVAEKLLELQH